A window of Terriglobus sp. RCC_193 contains these coding sequences:
- a CDS encoding MFS transporter, with the protein MQHDAPSTHPKAHLGFLGLCCGVGVSTIYLCQPLLPEMGATFGADAAAAGQVGVATQVGYAIGMLTVTPLGDIRERRGMIQRMFGMVAVALLLQACAPSLPLLLLLSATSGFMACVTHLVLPIAPDLAAPEERGKAIGAVMTGLLSGVLLGRTFAGWLSEAAAHLTHRVASWRVVFAVAALVSAALVPLVGRMMPELPPKSTLTYPQAMRSLWELLRAEPLLRESCWMGALCFGAFSAFWNTFAFVMESHGLGAAVTGSFGLVATAGALGATVWGRMADRKGPRYVLSIGVALMAVAYLSMYLVERYAVHAQAAGHLHVIPYLLSLGFAVIWMDVGMQGMQIGNQARNFALRPEARARLNTIYMTAYFIGGSIASAFSPVLWQHFGAAGITTLEFVVIALAVLRHVTGKPIVAGSETAPYTVAE; encoded by the coding sequence ATGCAGCACGACGCACCCTCCACCCACCCCAAAGCGCACCTTGGCTTCCTTGGCCTGTGTTGCGGCGTAGGTGTTTCCACCATCTACCTTTGCCAGCCACTACTCCCTGAGATGGGGGCCACGTTCGGCGCCGATGCCGCTGCGGCGGGGCAGGTGGGCGTGGCCACGCAGGTGGGATATGCCATTGGCATGCTCACCGTGACGCCGCTGGGCGATATCCGCGAGCGGCGCGGGATGATCCAGCGGATGTTCGGCATGGTTGCCGTGGCGCTGCTGCTGCAGGCATGTGCGCCATCGCTGCCACTATTGCTACTGCTGAGTGCCACGTCGGGATTCATGGCGTGCGTGACGCACCTGGTGTTGCCGATTGCACCGGATCTTGCGGCTCCTGAGGAGCGCGGCAAGGCCATTGGCGCTGTGATGACCGGTCTGTTGAGCGGTGTTCTGCTGGGCCGGACCTTTGCGGGTTGGCTGTCCGAGGCTGCGGCGCACCTGACGCATCGCGTGGCAAGCTGGCGGGTGGTGTTTGCCGTGGCCGCGCTGGTGTCGGCGGCGCTGGTGCCGCTGGTTGGCCGCATGATGCCGGAACTGCCGCCGAAGAGTACGTTGACCTATCCGCAGGCCATGCGGTCGCTGTGGGAGCTGCTGCGCGCAGAGCCGCTGCTCCGTGAGAGCTGCTGGATGGGCGCGCTTTGCTTCGGTGCATTCTCTGCTTTCTGGAACACATTTGCGTTCGTCATGGAGTCGCACGGACTGGGTGCGGCGGTTACGGGAAGCTTTGGGTTGGTGGCTACGGCGGGGGCGCTGGGGGCTACCGTATGGGGTCGGATGGCGGACCGTAAGGGGCCGCGGTATGTGCTGTCCATTGGCGTGGCGTTGATGGCTGTGGCTTACCTGAGCATGTACCTGGTGGAGCGTTATGCCGTTCATGCGCAGGCTGCGGGACATCTGCATGTGATCCCTTACCTGTTGTCGCTGGGCTTTGCCGTCATCTGGATGGATGTGGGCATGCAGGGCATGCAGATTGGCAACCAGGCGCGTAACTTCGCCCTGCGGCCCGAAGCGCGGGCGCGGCTGAACACCATCTACATGACGGCCTACTTCATCGGCGGCTCCATCGCGTCGGCCTTCTCGCCGGTGCTGTGGCAGCACTTTGGCGCTGCGGGCATCACCACGCTGGAGTTCGTGGTCATCGCGCTGGCGGTGCTGCGGCATGTCACCGGCAAGCCGATCGTAGCCGGTTCGGAGACTGCGCCTTACACGGTTGCCGAATAG
- a CDS encoding TAT-variant-translocated molybdopterin oxidoreductase: MAENNATGATVITSIAPAKMTLAEVRAKLDGKRGKRFWQSMDELADAPGFTEMLHEEFPQQASELTDGISRRGFMKVMGASLALAATTGCTKQPDEPIFPYVKAPEDLVLGKPNYFATAYPFPTGALPVLVKSEAYRPIKVDGNPEHPVSKGRSDLFAQASLLDLYDPDRSAHVVKHVGGMTLNSDFGAFSDALRSAVQMSGGQGIYVLSEPIVSPSLAAQWKQLVAKYPSAKLVQWSPVNNDSARIASKAALGDYYDAQYKLENADVILSLDADFLSSSAYPGFLPLSAAYAERHRYESGKVMNRLYTVESMPTVTGAKAEHRLGLKPSDVAKFATALANGGSFAGDEYAEKFFKAVLADLKKAGSRAVVIAGEQSHPAIQAAAHALNAQLGAVGSTVVYTETVQALPSVGADDLKAMVAAMHAGQARVVVILGVNPIYSAPADLRFGDAASKVPFVAHLGSHLDETGQRAHWHVNAAHYLESWSDARAYDGTISIVQPMIDPLYGGKTAHDVLQAVLDNPQKTSYQVVQENFKTYAKSGDATAWQKALHDGWVEGTAFEPKSGVSGKAVSLDISGLAAATGAYEIAFKADPSVYDGRFANNGWLQEVPKQVTRMAWDNAALMSMNTMDALKVAERDLVELNINGQKVNFPVLMIPGHPDGVITVHLGGGRWFGRVGQFVGSDANKLRSINAQWSQPGLQAKKAEGVYDLCVTQVHDLDHRGKLAQSDLQHPTDANAAISEPGHEAMERGVIRTATLAEAQKNPAYAHEGNLLYETPAKDDSFFPDDWKYDKTDKSSGKMQNAWGMSIDLNSCIGCNACVVSCYAENNNPVVGREQVKIGRKMDWIRIDTYFEGDLHAPKAHFQPMLCQHCENAGCEQVCPVGATVHSPEGLNTMVYNRCVGTRYCSNNCPYKVRRFNFLLYSDFDTESLKFMRNPDVSVRSRGVMEKCTYCVQRIQAVKIEADKEGRAIQDGEIVTACQQACPTDAIVFGNINDKSSRVAKRKAEERNYQVLADLNYRPRTSYTAGVSNPNPELEMA, from the coding sequence ATGGCTGAGAACAATGCAACCGGCGCAACCGTGATCACTTCGATCGCTCCGGCCAAGATGACGCTGGCGGAGGTCCGCGCCAAGCTTGACGGTAAGCGTGGCAAGCGCTTCTGGCAGAGCATGGATGAGCTGGCCGATGCGCCGGGCTTCACCGAGATGCTGCACGAAGAGTTTCCGCAGCAGGCTTCGGAGCTGACGGACGGTATCAGCCGTCGCGGCTTCATGAAGGTGATGGGCGCTTCTCTGGCTCTGGCTGCGACCACGGGTTGCACCAAGCAGCCGGATGAGCCGATCTTCCCGTACGTGAAGGCGCCGGAAGATCTGGTCCTTGGGAAGCCGAACTATTTTGCAACGGCCTACCCCTTCCCAACGGGAGCTCTGCCGGTCCTGGTGAAGAGCGAGGCGTACCGCCCGATCAAGGTGGATGGAAACCCGGAGCATCCGGTATCGAAGGGGCGCAGCGATCTGTTTGCGCAGGCTTCGCTGCTGGATCTGTATGATCCGGATCGTTCCGCGCATGTGGTGAAGCATGTTGGCGGCATGACGCTGAACTCGGACTTCGGAGCATTCTCCGATGCGCTTCGTTCGGCTGTGCAGATGAGCGGCGGTCAGGGTATCTATGTCCTGTCGGAGCCGATCGTTTCGCCGTCATTGGCGGCGCAGTGGAAGCAGCTGGTTGCGAAGTATCCGAGCGCGAAGCTGGTGCAGTGGTCGCCGGTCAATAACGATTCGGCGCGTATCGCTTCGAAGGCTGCACTGGGCGACTATTACGACGCGCAGTACAAGCTGGAAAATGCGGACGTGATTCTCTCGCTGGATGCGGACTTCCTGTCCTCATCGGCGTATCCGGGCTTCCTGCCGCTGTCGGCTGCGTATGCAGAGCGTCATCGCTACGAGTCGGGCAAGGTGATGAACCGCCTGTACACGGTGGAGAGCATGCCAACCGTGACCGGCGCGAAGGCAGAGCATCGTCTGGGCCTGAAGCCGAGCGATGTTGCAAAGTTTGCGACGGCGCTGGCGAATGGCGGATCGTTCGCGGGCGATGAGTACGCGGAGAAATTCTTTAAGGCTGTTCTGGCCGACCTGAAGAAGGCTGGCAGCCGCGCGGTGGTGATCGCGGGCGAGCAGAGCCACCCGGCCATCCAGGCTGCGGCGCACGCTCTGAATGCGCAGCTTGGCGCAGTGGGTTCCACCGTGGTCTACACCGAAACGGTGCAGGCGCTGCCGTCTGTCGGCGCGGATGACCTGAAGGCGATGGTTGCCGCGATGCATGCCGGACAGGCTCGCGTAGTGGTGATCCTCGGCGTCAATCCGATCTACAGCGCTCCGGCGGATCTTCGCTTCGGCGATGCAGCATCGAAGGTTCCTTTCGTTGCGCACCTCGGTTCGCATCTGGATGAGACGGGTCAGCGTGCTCACTGGCATGTGAATGCGGCGCACTACCTGGAAAGCTGGTCGGATGCTCGCGCATACGACGGTACGATTTCGATCGTGCAGCCGATGATCGATCCGCTGTATGGCGGCAAGACAGCTCACGATGTTCTACAGGCAGTTCTGGATAATCCGCAGAAGACCTCGTACCAGGTGGTTCAGGAAAACTTCAAGACCTACGCAAAGAGCGGCGACGCTACTGCATGGCAGAAGGCCCTGCACGACGGTTGGGTTGAGGGAACAGCGTTTGAGCCGAAGTCGGGTGTTTCCGGCAAGGCTGTTTCGCTGGACATCTCCGGCCTTGCTGCCGCGACGGGCGCTTACGAAATTGCGTTCAAGGCCGATCCTTCGGTGTATGACGGACGGTTTGCAAACAACGGCTGGCTGCAGGAAGTTCCGAAGCAGGTAACGCGCATGGCGTGGGATAACGCCGCGCTAATGTCCATGAACACGATGGACGCCCTGAAGGTGGCAGAACGCGACCTGGTTGAGTTGAACATCAACGGCCAGAAGGTGAACTTCCCCGTACTGATGATTCCGGGACATCCGGATGGCGTGATCACGGTTCACCTTGGCGGTGGCCGCTGGTTTGGCCGCGTGGGTCAGTTTGTGGGTTCCGATGCGAACAAGCTGCGTTCGATCAACGCGCAGTGGTCGCAGCCGGGGCTGCAGGCGAAGAAGGCCGAGGGCGTGTATGACCTCTGCGTGACCCAGGTGCATGATCTGGATCACCGCGGCAAGCTCGCACAGAGCGATTTGCAGCATCCGACGGACGCGAACGCTGCGATCTCCGAGCCGGGCCACGAAGCGATGGAGCGCGGTGTGATCCGCACTGCCACGCTGGCGGAAGCTCAGAAGAATCCGGCCTACGCGCACGAGGGCAACCTGCTCTACGAGACGCCGGCAAAAGACGATTCGTTCTTCCCGGATGACTGGAAGTACGACAAGACCGACAAGTCCAGCGGCAAGATGCAGAATGCCTGGGGTATGTCGATCGACCTGAACTCCTGCATCGGCTGCAACGCCTGCGTGGTGAGCTGTTATGCGGAAAACAACAACCCTGTTGTTGGCCGTGAGCAGGTGAAGATTGGCCGCAAGATGGACTGGATCCGCATCGATACCTACTTCGAGGGCGATCTGCATGCTCCGAAGGCGCACTTCCAGCCGATGTTGTGCCAGCACTGCGAAAATGCCGGTTGCGAACAGGTTTGCCCGGTAGGCGCTACGGTGCACTCGCCGGAAGGCCTGAACACGATGGTTTACAACCGCTGCGTGGGTACGCGCTACTGCTCGAACAACTGCCCGTACAAGGTGCGCCGGTTCAACTTCCTCCTGTACTCGGATTTCGATACGGAGAGCCTCAAGTTCATGCGTAACCCCGATGTCAGCGTTCGTTCGCGCGGTGTGATGGAGAAGTGCACGTACTGCGTGCAGCGTATCCAGGCCGTGAAGATCGAGGCGGACAAGGAAGGTCGCGCAATCCAGGACGGCGAAATCGTTACGGCATGCCAGCAGGCCTGCCCGACGGACGCGATCGTCTTCGGCAACATCAACGACAAGAGCAGCCGGGTAGCGAAGCGCAAGGCTGAGGAGCGGAACTATCAAGTTCTGGCCGACCTCAACTACCGGCCGCGCACCAGCTACACCGCTGGCGTGTCTAACCCGAATCCTGAGCTGGAGATGGCGTAA
- a CDS encoding cytochrome c3 family protein, with product MAQVFDRSSNALARAALVLTGLIVVALGVALNQLQRSPWVTRQGQRADQPVPFSHRHHVQGVGLQCQYCHTSVEKSMYAGIPPTKTCMNCHAEIWTNAEMLEPVRKSWATGASIPWVRVHDLPDYVYFNHEIHVNKGIGCASCHGRVDEMPIMYAENSLQMEWCLNCHRDPVKNLRPTSEIYNMAWAGASTDKPVWCAETGKLAPTSQAVSCTTKDPGQGNPQLAFLQKGASDGQDTSGGVKLQPHALNGAGETVSDVPPMAILPSSYHKFTSQRELGTYLADKYRIRTPNELQSCEVCHR from the coding sequence ATGGCGCAAGTTTTTGACCGCAGTTCGAACGCTCTGGCCCGTGCAGCCCTTGTGCTGACGGGCTTGATCGTGGTCGCACTGGGCGTGGCACTGAACCAGTTGCAGCGCTCCCCGTGGGTTACCCGGCAAGGCCAGCGGGCTGACCAGCCGGTGCCGTTTTCGCACCGCCACCACGTACAGGGCGTTGGTCTCCAGTGCCAGTACTGTCATACGTCGGTGGAGAAGTCGATGTATGCCGGCATTCCCCCGACCAAGACCTGCATGAACTGCCATGCAGAGATCTGGACGAATGCGGAGATGCTGGAGCCGGTCCGCAAGAGCTGGGCAACAGGCGCATCCATTCCGTGGGTCCGCGTGCACGATCTGCCGGACTACGTGTACTTCAATCACGAAATTCACGTGAACAAGGGCATTGGCTGCGCAAGCTGCCACGGTCGCGTGGACGAAATGCCCATCATGTATGCGGAGAACTCGCTGCAGATGGAGTGGTGCCTGAACTGCCATCGCGACCCGGTGAAGAACCTGCGGCCGACCAGCGAAATCTACAACATGGCATGGGCTGGCGCTTCGACCGATAAGCCGGTCTGGTGCGCTGAGACGGGCAAGCTGGCTCCCACGTCGCAGGCTGTCTCCTGCACCACGAAGGACCCGGGCCAGGGCAATCCGCAACTGGCATTCCTGCAGAAGGGCGCTTCGGACGGCCAGGATACGAGTGGCGGTGTGAAATTGCAGCCACATGCTCTGAATGGCGCTGGCGAGACGGTTTCGGATGTACCTCCGATGGCGATCCTGCCTTCGAGCTATCACAAGTTCACGTCGCAGCGCGAGCTGGGAACGTACCTGGCGGACAAGTACCGCATCCGCACACCGAATGAGCTGCAGAGCTGCGAGGTGTGCCACCGATGA
- a CDS encoding TIGR03435 family protein codes for MLRFAQRLFALLAFVSTLSAVAQTPITEEPDYKPTLTFDVATIRISPPPGEDFRVSVTSPRDSSRFDATNLPVRTLLQIAYGYDAPFVNAPDWIRNTFYDIHARSDEAADARLAKLPVNEVRLEKRHAIRLLLADRMNLKHHMETRSSAIFHLVVAKSGVKMTPITLPTPADADAEKQHVPPADTETHAGRHGLEFIGTNANMQAVTSVLSTMMEAPVLDKTGLTGFYNYTLQIGRPWSAHDPDSFPDILTAVQEQLGLKLESVREPVPNLIFDNITKPTEN; via the coding sequence ATGCTCCGCTTCGCTCAACGACTCTTCGCGCTTCTCGCTTTTGTATCCACCCTCTCTGCCGTGGCACAAACACCCATCACAGAAGAGCCGGACTACAAACCGACACTGACGTTCGATGTGGCCACCATCCGCATTTCGCCTCCGCCGGGAGAGGACTTCCGCGTCTCCGTCACCAGCCCGCGCGACTCCAGCCGCTTTGATGCGACCAACCTGCCCGTCCGCACACTGCTCCAGATCGCCTACGGTTACGACGCTCCCTTCGTGAACGCACCCGACTGGATCCGCAACACTTTTTACGACATCCACGCGCGTTCCGACGAAGCCGCCGACGCACGCCTCGCCAAACTTCCCGTGAATGAAGTGCGTCTGGAAAAACGCCATGCTATCCGCCTTCTTCTCGCGGACCGCATGAACCTCAAGCACCACATGGAAACCCGCAGCAGCGCCATCTTTCATCTCGTCGTTGCAAAGAGCGGTGTGAAGATGACACCCATCACGCTGCCGACGCCCGCCGATGCTGACGCCGAAAAGCAGCATGTCCCTCCCGCCGACACCGAGACACACGCCGGGCGTCACGGCCTGGAATTTATCGGCACCAATGCCAACATGCAGGCTGTCACCAGCGTCCTCAGCACCATGATGGAGGCTCCGGTACTGGATAAAACCGGCCTCACTGGCTTTTACAACTACACATTGCAGATTGGCCGCCCCTGGTCCGCGCACGATCCCGACAGCTTCCCGGACATCCTGACCGCCGTGCAGGAACAACTCGGCCTCAAGCTCGAATCTGTCCGCGAACCTGTCCCCAACCTGATCTTCGACAACATCACCAAACCCACCGAAAACTAG
- the nrfD gene encoding NrfD/PsrC family molybdoenzyme membrane anchor subunit: protein MATKPLHDPYRQPVNDPMIDPVTGEYVVLAPGHNFTSVTRKIANVVLTSHTPLGWFFGLIVAGGVASLALIAITWLVLKGTGIWGVTIPGAWGFAIVNFVWWIGIGHAGTLISAILLLFKQSWRNSINRFAEAMTIFAVVCAGLFPVLHVGRPWLGYWLLPLPNTMNIWPQFRSPLCWDVFAVSTYATISVVFWYIGMIPDFGTLRDKAQMPFAKWFYGLLSLGWRGSTRHWMRYETASLLLAGLSTPLVLSVHTVISFDFAVAALPGWHTTIFPPYFVAGAVYSGFAMVLTLAIPIRKFYHMEDLVTLRHLDNMGKVMLATGLIVAYGYGMEVFMAWYSASHWEFFMMWNRMFGPIGWGYWLLILFNIAIPLLTLWWRKWRTNVAWLFTLSIVVNIGMWFERFVIVITSLYRDFLPSSWGTYRATKWDYLLYLGTFGIFTSLFLLFVRFIPMIPMNEIKMMLPQTKFSGGLDAEETIEETA, encoded by the coding sequence ATGGCGACCAAACCTCTTCACGATCCATACCGCCAGCCGGTGAATGACCCGATGATCGACCCGGTAACGGGCGAATACGTGGTCCTCGCCCCGGGACATAACTTCACCAGTGTCACCCGCAAGATTGCGAATGTGGTGCTGACCTCGCACACGCCACTCGGCTGGTTCTTCGGCCTGATCGTGGCGGGCGGTGTCGCCTCACTCGCGCTCATTGCGATCACGTGGCTGGTGCTGAAGGGCACCGGTATCTGGGGTGTCACCATCCCGGGCGCGTGGGGCTTCGCTATTGTCAACTTCGTGTGGTGGATCGGTATCGGCCATGCCGGAACGCTGATCTCGGCCATCCTGCTGCTGTTCAAGCAGAGCTGGCGTAACTCGATCAACCGTTTCGCGGAAGCCATGACGATTTTCGCCGTGGTCTGCGCCGGATTGTTCCCGGTACTGCACGTGGGGCGTCCCTGGCTCGGCTACTGGCTGCTGCCGCTGCCGAACACGATGAACATCTGGCCGCAGTTCCGTTCGCCGCTGTGCTGGGACGTCTTCGCTGTGTCCACGTACGCGACGATCTCGGTAGTGTTCTGGTATATCGGCATGATTCCGGATTTCGGAACCTTGCGCGACAAGGCGCAGATGCCCTTCGCGAAGTGGTTCTACGGTCTGCTTTCGCTCGGCTGGCGCGGTTCGACCCGCCACTGGATGCGCTATGAGACGGCATCGCTTCTGCTGGCCGGTTTGTCGACGCCTCTCGTGCTCTCAGTACACACCGTCATCAGCTTCGACTTCGCGGTCGCAGCGCTGCCGGGCTGGCACACCACGATCTTCCCGCCTTACTTCGTTGCGGGCGCCGTGTATTCGGGTTTCGCCATGGTGTTGACCCTGGCCATTCCGATCCGCAAGTTCTACCACATGGAAGACCTGGTGACCCTGCGTCACCTGGACAACATGGGCAAGGTCATGCTGGCAACCGGTCTGATCGTTGCGTATGGCTACGGCATGGAAGTCTTCATGGCCTGGTACTCCGCCAGCCACTGGGAATTCTTCATGATGTGGAACCGTATGTTTGGACCCATCGGCTGGGGCTACTGGCTGCTGATCCTGTTCAACATCGCGATTCCGTTGCTGACCCTGTGGTGGCGCAAGTGGCGCACGAACGTGGCCTGGCTGTTCACGCTGTCGATCGTGGTCAACATTGGTATGTGGTTCGAGCGCTTTGTGATCGTTATCACCTCGCTCTACCGTGACTTCCTGCCTTCGAGCTGGGGCACGTACCGCGCAACCAAGTGGGACTACCTGCTGTACCTCGGCACGTTCGGTATCTTCACCTCCCTGTTCCTGCTGTTCGTCCGGTTCATTCCCATGATCCCGATGAATGAAATCAAGATGATGCTGCCGCAGACCAAGTTCTCAGGTGGTCTGGACGCAGAAGAGACGATTGAGGAGACTGCCTGA
- a CDS encoding DUF3341 domain-containing protein, translated as MPVEEGVYGLLAEFNTPQAMVKATVAARDAGYRRMECYTPYPVEEAATALDVHRNRVPLLTLMGGVMGLTTAFLMQTWMSAISYPINIAGRPLFSWPAFIIPAYEWTILFAGLSAAFGMLGLNGLPQPYHPLFNAPNFRVGATDDKFFLCLEATDPKFDLGETRDFLEQFRAVSVVEVDL; from the coding sequence ATGCCGGTCGAAGAGGGAGTCTACGGCCTCCTGGCCGAGTTCAATACGCCGCAGGCGATGGTGAAAGCCACCGTTGCCGCACGCGACGCGGGCTACCGCCGCATGGAATGCTACACACCCTACCCGGTGGAAGAAGCTGCCACAGCGCTGGATGTACACCGCAACCGTGTGCCGCTGCTGACGCTGATGGGCGGCGTGATGGGCCTGACAACGGCCTTTCTGATGCAGACGTGGATGTCCGCGATCTCGTACCCGATTAACATCGCGGGACGTCCGCTGTTCTCCTGGCCGGCTTTCATTATCCCGGCCTACGAGTGGACGATTCTGTTCGCGGGACTTTCGGCGGCGTTCGGCATGCTGGGCCTGAACGGTCTGCCGCAGCCGTACCATCCGCTGTTCAACGCGCCCAACTTCCGTGTTGGCGCGACGGATGACAAGTTCTTCCTGTGCCTGGAGGCGACGGATCCCAAGTTTGACCTTGGCGAAACGCGCGATTTCCTGGAGCAGTTCCGCGCGGTGAGCGTGGTGGAGGTAGATCTGTAA